From Triticum urartu cultivar G1812 chromosome 2, Tu2.1, whole genome shotgun sequence, a single genomic window includes:
- the LOC125535829 gene encoding nucleolar protein 56-like — MALYLLFESASGYALFHAHGIDEIGQSVDAVRSTVLDLKRFSKAVKLAGFTPFLSAVDALNQCNAISEGIMTDELRNFLELNLPKVKEGKKAKFTVGVMEPKVGSHITEATGIPCQSNDYVQELLRAVRLHFDQFIEQLKPSDLEKAQLGLGHSYSRAKVKFNVNRVDNMVIQAIFLLDTLDKDVNSFSMRVREWYGWHFPELVKIVNDNYLYAKLAKFVVNKSDLSEKDIPALADLIGDEDKAKEIVEAAKASMGQDLSPVDLINVQQFAQRVMNLSEYRKNLYEYLVTKMNDIAPNLTSLIGEMVGARLISHAGSLSNLAKCPASTLQILGAEKALFRALKTRGNTPKYGLIFHSSFIGRASTKNKGRMARYLANKCSIASRIDCYSDMSSSIFGEKLREQVEERLDFYDKGVAPRKNLDVMKAAIDGLTNTEDDDGKENGDASVKKSKKKSKAEANGDAMDVENAATEAETGTEKKKKKKHKLEEPQDVEMQANGDDETPKKKKKKNRDAESVDPKTGTEGKSKKKKKKSKADDDE; from the exons ATGGCGCTCTACCTGCTCTTCGAGTCCGCGTCCGGGTACGCGCTCTTCCACGCGCACGGCATCGACGAGATTGGGCAGAGCGTCGACGCCGTCCGCTCCACCGTGCTGGACCTCAAGCGGTTCAGCAAGGCCGTCAAGCTCGCCGGGTTCACCCCCTTCCTCTCCGCCGTCGACGCCCTCAACCAGTGCAACGCCATCTCCGAAG GGATCATGACTGACGAGCTTAGGAACTTCCTGGAGCTCAACCTGCCCAAGGTGAAGGAGGGGAAGAAGGCCAAGTTCACCGTCGGCGTCATGGAGCCCAAGGTCGGGTCCCACATCACCGAGGCCACCGGAATCCCTTGCCAGTCCAACGACTATGTCCAGGAACTGCTTCGTGCAGTGCGGCTGCATTTCGATCAATTCATTGAGCAACTCAAG CCATCTGACCTGGAGAAAGCCCAGCTAGGTCTGGGACATAGCTATAGCAGGGCCAAGGTGAAGTTCAATGTGAATCGTGTGGATAATATGGTGATTCAAGCGATCTTTCTGTTGGATACACTTGACAAGGATGTCAATTCCTTCTCTATGAGAGTGAG GGAATGGTATGGATGGCATTTTCCTGAGCTGGTCAAGATTGTGAATGACAATTACCTCTATGCTAAGCTTGCCAAGTTTGTGGTAAACAAATCAGACTTGTCAGAGAAGGACATACCAGCTTTAGCGGATCTAATTGGAGATGAAGACAAGGCAAAAGAAATTGTTGAGGCAGCAAAGGCATCTATGG GCCAGGATCTTTCACCTGTTGATTTGATCAATGTCCAACAGTTTGCTCAGAGGGTCATGAATCTATCCGAGTACCGTAAAAATCTCTATGAGTATCTGGTGACAAAGATGAATGACATTGCTCCAAACCTGACGTCATTGATTGGTGAAATGGTTGGAGCTCGGCTAATCTCTCATGCTGGCAGTCTTTCAAATCTTGCAAAATGCCCTGCTTCTACTCTGCAGATACTGGGTGCTGAAAAGGCACTCTTCAG AGCTCTGAAAACACGTGGAAACACACCAAAGTATGGCCTCATATTCCACTCATCTTTTATTGGTCGTGCATCAACCAAGAACAAGGGAAGGATGGCTCGATACCTTGCAAACAAATGTTCCATTGCTTCACGTATTGACTGCTATTCAG ATATGAGTAGCTCCATTTTTGGTGAGAAGCTGCGTGAACAAGTTGAGGAGAGGCTAGATTTCTACGATAAGGGTGTTGCACCCCGCAAGAACCTTGATGTGATGAAAGCTGCTATTGATGGCTTGACAAACACAGAGGATGATGACG GCAAAGAGAATGGTGACGCATCTGTGAAGAAAAGCAAGAAGAAGTCCAAAGCTGAGGCTAACGGTGACGCGATGGACGTTGAGAATGCCGCAACAGAAGCTGAAACTGGAaccgagaagaagaagaaaaagaagcacAAGCTTGAGGAGCCGCAGGATGTGGAGATGCAAGCCAATGGCGATGATGAGacccctaagaagaagaaaaagaagaaccgCGACGCCGAGTCTGTTGATCCTAAGACGGGCACCGAGGggaaatccaagaaaaagaagaagaaatccaAGGCTGATGACGACGAGTAG